Proteins encoded within one genomic window of Columba livia isolate bColLiv1 breed racing homer chromosome 1, bColLiv1.pat.W.v2, whole genome shotgun sequence:
- the PHLDA1 gene encoding pleckstrin homology-like domain family A member 1, which yields MNLKSSTGVFPVTKQINIPKQLGVTCKVTEGALNPLIQIIDKDKSSFSTAAEGRDAGGRRCCPPLSGGGGWARPGRRSCPREGSAQLGGAGRVGRGSRSPPLRTAGAPSGFPAAGGRSRPFVPLGVTRGWERRLQKPRGGKDPPPQPPAPAARPPQPATPRYGRQPLRFLRAGTLPALRLGAGAGRRVIGWCRLPPDPSPCGRRLSAPPAHARRMLESGCKAVKEGVLEKRSDGLLQLWKKKRCILTEEGLLLIPPKQQPPPPQQQQQPPSLPAEPAAKIKELHFSNMKTVDCVERKGKYVYFTVVMAEGKEIDFRCAQEHGWNAAITLQMVQYKNRQAILAVRSTRQKQQHLAQPHGPRLRSASSSA from the exons ATGAACTTGAAGTCTTCCACTGGAGTTTTCCCAGTCACTAAG cagatcaacattccCAAACAacttggtgtcacctgcaaagttactgagggtgcactcaaccccctcatccagatcattgataaagataaaAGTTCATTTAGTACTGCT GCGGAGGGGCGGGATGCCGGCGGCCGGCGGTGCTGCCCGCCGCTGAGCGGAGGGGGCGGCTGGGCCAGGCcgggcaggaggagctgcccCCGGGAGGGCAGCGCCCAGctcggcggggcgggccgggtCGGGAGGGGCAGCCGCTCCCCTCCGCTGCGCACCGCGGGCGCGCCGTCGGGCTTCCCCGCTGCCGGCGGGAGGAGCCGGCCGTTCGTTCCGCTGGGTGTCACTCGGGGGTGGGAGAGGCGCCTTCAAAAGCCGAGGGGAGGGAAGGATCCGCCGCCCCAGCCGCCCGCACCGGCAGCGCGCCCGCCGCAGCCCGCCACGCCGCGGTACGGGCGGCAGCCGCTCCGCTTCCTGCGGGCCGGGACGCTCCCGGCTCTCCGCCTCGGAGCCGGCGCGGGGCGGAGAGTCATCGGTTGGTGCCGGCTGCCCCCCGACCCCAGCCCCTGCGGGCGGCGGCTCTCGGCCCCGCCGGCCCATGCGAGAAGGATGCTAGAGAGCGGCTGCAAGGCGGTGAAGGAGGGggtgctggagaagaggagcgacgggctcctgcagctctggaagAAGAAGCGCTGCATCCTCACCGAAGAGGGGCTGCTCCTCATCCCCCCCAAGCAGCAGCCGCCGCcaccgcagcagcagcagcagccgccgtCGCTGCCGGCCGAGCCGGCGGCCAAGATCAAGGAGCTTCACTTCTCCAACATGAAGACGGTGGACTGCGTGGAGCGGAAGGGCAAGTACGTGTACTTCACGGTAGTGATGGCCGAGGGGAAGGAGATCGACTTTCGGTGCGCGCAGGAGCACGGCTGGAACGCGGCGATCACGCTGCAGATGGTGCAGTACAAGAACCGCCAAGCCATCCTCGCCGTCCGCTCCACCcgccagaagcagcagcacctggcGCAGCCCCACGGCCCGCGCCTCCGCAGCGCCTCCAGCTCCGCCTAG